In one Lolium rigidum isolate FL_2022 chromosome 3, APGP_CSIRO_Lrig_0.1, whole genome shotgun sequence genomic region, the following are encoded:
- the LOC124699750 gene encoding zinc-finger homeodomain protein 4-like isoform X1, translating into MVSIVQPQRRRTEAAAAARSIVAADGGESRMDLSGARGELPIPMHTTASPYGGSMTMELHGHHNGQSQAAQGMPSSPPAAVSEESSGKKRSAGPLVVAGAAGPAVKYRECLKNHAAAIGGNATDGCGEFMPSGEEGSLEALKCSACGCHRNFHRKELDDLHGDSCATRGYGHGHRVGRRLLGPAMPQQHHKSMGGLLVTADHYGSGAYAAPRALPPPPGHPHHQIIMPLSMIHTAESDEMDGSGGMGDALGSGGAGGGGSSSSQKRFRTKFSPEQKARMLDFAERVGWRLQKLDDAMVNQFCQEIGVKRRVLKVWMHNNKHSLAKRPLPASPPPQQPHAPMPVAMQSPPPMPMPVPVPMPMAVHPSQQQQQPGPSFHRDASSPQRLNPE; encoded by the coding sequence ATGGTTTCCATTGTGCAGCCGCAGAGAAGACGAACAGAAGCAGCTGCTGCAGCAAGAAGCATCGTCGCTGCAGACGGGGGAGAAAGCAGGATGGATCTTTCAGGGGCCCGAGGCGAGCTCCCGATCCCAATGCACACCACCGCCTCGCCCTACGGGGGCAGCATGACCATGGAGCTCCATGGCCACCACAACGGCCAGTCCCAGGCTGCTCAAGGGATGCCGTCCTCGCCGCCTGCTGCTGTGTCCGAGGAGAGCTCTGGAAAGAAGCGCTCGGCGGGGCCACTGGTGgtggccggcgccgccggacCCGCGGTGAAGTACCGGGAGTGCCTCAAGAACCACGCGGCTGCCATCGGCGGCAACGCCACCGACGGGTGCGGCGAGTTCATGCCCAGCGGCGAGGAGGGCTCGCTGGAGGCGCTCAAGTGCTCCGCCTGCGGCTGCCACCGCAATTTCCACCGCAAGGAGCTGGACGACTTGCACGGCGACAGCTGCGCCACGCGCGGCTACGGGCACGGCcaccgcgtcggccgccgcctgcTCGGCCCCGCCATGCCGCAGCAGCACCACAAGAGCATGGGCGGCCTCCTCGTCACCGCCGACCACTACGGCAGCGGCGCCTACGCCGCGCCGCGcgcgctcccgccgccgccggggcaccCCCACCACCAGATCATCATGCCGCTCAGCATGATCCACACGGCTGAGTCGGACGAGATGGACGGCAGCGGCGGCATGGGCGACGCGCTGGGCTCTggcggggccggcggcggcggctcctcgtcGTCCCAGAAGCGCTTCCGCACCAAGTTCAGCCCCGAGCAGAAGGCGCGCATGCTGGACTTCGCGGAGCGCGTCGGGTGGCGTCTGCAGAAGCTGGACGACGCCATGGTAAATCAGTTCTGCCAGGAGATCGGCGTCAAGCGCCGCGTCCTCAAGGTGTGGATGCACAACAACAAGCACAGCCTCGCCAAGAGGCCGCTcccggcctcgccgccgccgcagcagccacATGCCCCAATGCCAGTCGCCATGCAGTCACCGCCGCCAATGCCAATGCCAGTGCCAGTGCCGATGCCGATGGCCGTGCATCcatcgcagcagcagcagcagcccggGCCGTCCTTCCACCGCGACGCGAGCTCCCCGCAGCGCCTCAACCCCGAGTGA
- the LOC124699750 gene encoding zinc-finger homeodomain protein 4-like isoform X2, producing the protein MDLSGARGELPIPMHTTASPYGGSMTMELHGHHNGQSQAAQGMPSSPPAAVSEESSGKKRSAGPLVVAGAAGPAVKYRECLKNHAAAIGGNATDGCGEFMPSGEEGSLEALKCSACGCHRNFHRKELDDLHGDSCATRGYGHGHRVGRRLLGPAMPQQHHKSMGGLLVTADHYGSGAYAAPRALPPPPGHPHHQIIMPLSMIHTAESDEMDGSGGMGDALGSGGAGGGGSSSSQKRFRTKFSPEQKARMLDFAERVGWRLQKLDDAMVNQFCQEIGVKRRVLKVWMHNNKHSLAKRPLPASPPPQQPHAPMPVAMQSPPPMPMPVPVPMPMAVHPSQQQQQPGPSFHRDASSPQRLNPE; encoded by the coding sequence ATGGATCTTTCAGGGGCCCGAGGCGAGCTCCCGATCCCAATGCACACCACCGCCTCGCCCTACGGGGGCAGCATGACCATGGAGCTCCATGGCCACCACAACGGCCAGTCCCAGGCTGCTCAAGGGATGCCGTCCTCGCCGCCTGCTGCTGTGTCCGAGGAGAGCTCTGGAAAGAAGCGCTCGGCGGGGCCACTGGTGgtggccggcgccgccggacCCGCGGTGAAGTACCGGGAGTGCCTCAAGAACCACGCGGCTGCCATCGGCGGCAACGCCACCGACGGGTGCGGCGAGTTCATGCCCAGCGGCGAGGAGGGCTCGCTGGAGGCGCTCAAGTGCTCCGCCTGCGGCTGCCACCGCAATTTCCACCGCAAGGAGCTGGACGACTTGCACGGCGACAGCTGCGCCACGCGCGGCTACGGGCACGGCcaccgcgtcggccgccgcctgcTCGGCCCCGCCATGCCGCAGCAGCACCACAAGAGCATGGGCGGCCTCCTCGTCACCGCCGACCACTACGGCAGCGGCGCCTACGCCGCGCCGCGcgcgctcccgccgccgccggggcaccCCCACCACCAGATCATCATGCCGCTCAGCATGATCCACACGGCTGAGTCGGACGAGATGGACGGCAGCGGCGGCATGGGCGACGCGCTGGGCTCTggcggggccggcggcggcggctcctcgtcGTCCCAGAAGCGCTTCCGCACCAAGTTCAGCCCCGAGCAGAAGGCGCGCATGCTGGACTTCGCGGAGCGCGTCGGGTGGCGTCTGCAGAAGCTGGACGACGCCATGGTAAATCAGTTCTGCCAGGAGATCGGCGTCAAGCGCCGCGTCCTCAAGGTGTGGATGCACAACAACAAGCACAGCCTCGCCAAGAGGCCGCTcccggcctcgccgccgccgcagcagccacATGCCCCAATGCCAGTCGCCATGCAGTCACCGCCGCCAATGCCAATGCCAGTGCCAGTGCCGATGCCGATGGCCGTGCATCcatcgcagcagcagcagcagcccggGCCGTCCTTCCACCGCGACGCGAGCTCCCCGCAGCGCCTCAACCCCGAGTGA